The proteins below are encoded in one region of Streptomyces sp. Tu 3180:
- a CDS encoding MarR family transcriptional regulator: protein MADTSPATDHLTGDELLLWQSLGRLVHSLPRLLEEDMSRTSVTMTEFAVLLLLSETPEHRMRMSALAAASGLTPSRITRIVEGLARHGMVRKERHGRDARGSEAVLTEPGLRALRAAQPTHLASARQRVLDHIPADILPGMAAALARLAETQQRTR, encoded by the coding sequence ATGGCCGACACCTCACCCGCGACCGATCACCTCACCGGCGACGAACTGCTGCTATGGCAGAGCCTGGGCCGCCTGGTGCACTCCCTGCCGCGCCTGCTGGAGGAGGACATGTCCCGCACCAGCGTGACCATGACCGAATTCGCCGTCCTCCTGCTCCTGAGCGAAACACCCGAGCACCGTATGCGCATGTCCGCGCTGGCCGCGGCTTCCGGCCTGACGCCCTCTCGCATCACTCGTATCGTCGAGGGGCTTGCGCGCCACGGCATGGTACGCAAGGAACGCCACGGCCGGGACGCCCGCGGCAGCGAAGCCGTCCTTACCGAACCCGGCCTCCGGGCCTTGCGGGCCGCCCAGCCCACCCACCTAGCCAGCGCCCGCCAGCGCGTCCTCGACCACATCCCCGCCGACATCCTGCCCGGCATGGCCGCCGCCCTCGCGCGGCTCGCCGAAACCCAGCAACGCACCCGGTAG
- a CDS encoding alpha/beta hydrolase, which yields MSTLASAPAGFEHARADLDGVRIHYVTGGAGPVVVLVHGWPFTWIEWRAVMSLLAEHGFTVIAPDLRGSGDSQIPAGHWTKREEAGDLHRLLRHLGHERAFVIGTDVGTMTAHAWAQHHPADVERLVLSEAFLPGFGLEEHMNPATGGSWHFGFHAQSELAAMLTAGKEEQYLAGFWSVMTCGGITDADRADLLRVYTRPDAMRGGFEHYATLVEDGQRARAGDRLAMPVLVLNGEHGLPQSILLDGARDIADDVRADIVPDAAHTFAADNPAWTADRLARFFSITPAA from the coding sequence ATGAGTACCTTGGCATCAGCCCCGGCGGGGTTCGAGCACGCGCGGGCCGACCTCGATGGCGTGCGTATCCACTACGTGACCGGCGGAGCGGGCCCCGTGGTGGTTCTCGTGCACGGCTGGCCGTTCACCTGGATCGAATGGCGTGCGGTCATGTCGCTGCTGGCCGAGCATGGATTCACCGTCATCGCGCCCGACCTGCGTGGCTCGGGCGACTCGCAGATCCCGGCCGGGCACTGGACCAAACGCGAGGAGGCCGGTGACCTCCACCGGCTCCTGCGGCACCTCGGCCACGAGCGCGCCTTCGTCATCGGCACCGACGTCGGCACCATGACCGCGCACGCCTGGGCCCAGCACCACCCCGCGGACGTGGAGCGGCTCGTGCTCAGCGAGGCGTTCCTGCCTGGCTTCGGTCTGGAGGAGCACATGAACCCCGCAACCGGCGGTTCATGGCACTTCGGGTTCCACGCGCAGAGCGAGCTGGCAGCCATGCTCACCGCTGGCAAGGAGGAGCAGTACCTGGCCGGGTTCTGGTCGGTGATGACCTGCGGCGGCATCACTGACGCCGACCGCGCGGACCTGCTACGCGTCTACACGCGGCCCGACGCGATGCGCGGAGGGTTCGAGCACTACGCCACCCTCGTCGAAGATGGGCAGCGGGCCCGCGCCGGGGACCGCCTGGCCATGCCCGTTCTCGTCCTGAACGGCGAGCATGGACTGCCTCAGAGCATCCTGCTGGACGGCGCCCGCGACATCGCTGACGACGTGCGCGCCGACATCGTCCCGGACGCGGCCCACACATTCGCTGCCGACAACCCCGCCTGGACGGCCGACCGGCTCGCCCGGTTCTTCTCCATCACACCCGCCGCCTGA
- a CDS encoding HNH endonuclease family protein has protein sequence MISIVLRGLAAAVLAVLPLVVSPASAHAAEVLPLAEAVARLPVGTESREGYSRDSFRHWNTGLDPADGCNTRAEVLIDEAIETPAVGAGCRLTGGRWFSYYDAIWVTSASSLDIDHMVPLAEAWDSGASAWSAQRREAYANDQGAPQSLVAVTAGSNRSKADQDPAQWLPPAADVHCRYTAEWVATKLRWNLTADTAERAALTELAAACPDQAVSYEPAS, from the coding sequence CTCGCCGTCCTGCCCCTGGTCGTCTCCCCCGCTTCCGCGCACGCGGCGGAGGTCCTGCCGCTGGCCGAGGCGGTCGCCCGCCTGCCGGTAGGAACGGAGTCCCGCGAGGGCTACAGCCGGGACAGCTTCCGGCACTGGAACACCGGGCTGGATCCGGCCGACGGCTGTAACACCCGCGCCGAGGTCCTCATCGACGAGGCCATCGAGACCCCCGCCGTGGGGGCCGGCTGCCGCCTGACGGGTGGACGCTGGTTCTCCTACTACGACGCCATCTGGGTGACCTCCGCCTCGAGCCTGGACATCGACCACATGGTCCCCCTCGCCGAGGCCTGGGACTCCGGCGCCTCCGCATGGAGCGCTCAGCGCCGTGAGGCCTACGCCAACGACCAGGGCGCCCCGCAGTCGCTGGTCGCGGTCACCGCCGGCTCCAACCGCTCCAAGGCCGACCAGGACCCCGCCCAGTGGCTGCCGCCCGCCGCCGACGTGCACTGCCGCTACACCGCCGAATGGGTCGCCACCAAACTCCGCTGGAACCTGACCGCCGACACCGCCGAGCGGGCCGCACTGACCGAGCTGGCCGCCGCCTGCCCCGACCAGGCCGTCAGCTACGAGCCCGCCTCTTAG